From one Rhodamnia argentea isolate NSW1041297 chromosome 1, ASM2092103v1, whole genome shotgun sequence genomic stretch:
- the LOC115740214 gene encoding heavy metal-associated isoprenylated plant protein 2, giving the protein MAKKTVVKVSITGEKEKRDVLKAVAKLEGINELSMDVAKGTLTVIGDADPVCIITCLRKKCGRCAEIQTVGPPKPEKPKPKCPSPCRLPPCRPYPYSSCCEYEANACSIL; this is encoded by the exons ATGGCGAAG AAAACCGTCGTGAAGGTGAGCATTACAGGCGAGAAGGAGAAAAGGGACGTACTGAAAGCCGTCGCCAAACTCGAAG GTATCAATGAACTGTCGATGGACGTCGCGAAGGGGACGCTGACCGTGATAGGCGATGCCGACCCGGTGTGCATCATCACGTGCCTGAGAAAGAAGTGCGGGAGGTGCGCGGAAATTCAAACAGTTGGGCCACCGAAGCCGGAAAAGCCTAAGCCTAAATGCCCGTCCCCGTGCCGGCTCCCGCCGTGCCGCCCCTACCCTTATTCCAGCTGTTGCGAATACGAGGCCAACGCTTGCTCCATCCTTTGA